The genomic region CAGTCCCACGTCAAAAGGACTTTCGCGTCGCAGATGAGCGATATGCGCTGCCCGAATCATGATCTTAGAAGGGACGCAGCCCACGTTGACGCAGGTGCCGCCGATAGTTCCCCGCTCGATCAGGGTGACACGGGCACCGTTTTCAGCTGCCTTCAGCGCTGCTGCCACAGCGGCGCCGCCAGTACCGATGATCGCCACATGCAGCTGACCTGCCGGTTTCTCCACCGCGCGCTCGCCGCTCAGCCACTGGGCGGCTTTGCCAAGGAGTCCTGGCTGTTCAACACTGCGCTCTTTGCTTTCAAATTCGTCTGTAGGCGTAGCACCGTAACCAAGGGCGCCCACTGCTGCTACGAGCGCGGACACGTCAAGCCTATTGCCTGTGACTTGCGCCTTGTTCGATGGATAATCGACAGCCGCTCGCGTTACGCCGGGGACCGCCAGCAGCGCGTCCTCAACGTGCCTTGTACAACTTGGGCAAGTCATTCCCGCCACGCTCAAACCAACTTCGTTTAACTCTTGCATTCCGCTCTCTCTTTTATCCGTTGTGCCCAAGCCAACTAGTACGACGCCTCGGTCACTGAATCGGTTGTGCGCTTCAGGGAACAGGCTCCGTGGGTCGTTTACAGGCTGCTCACGCGATGACGACCGGCAGAATCGCCTGAGCGGCATCTCTGCCGTGGTTCTAGCGATGCTGCCGTTATTTGTTGCCTTACTTCTTCAGCTCAGATGGGTAGCCTACATCCGTCGTCGCCTTGCTAAGCGCCTGGACGTTGGTCTTCGCATCGTCAAACGTTACGACGGCAAGCTTGGTTGAGAAGTCGACCTCGGTCTTGCTAACACCGTCGACCTTGCTCAAGGCCTTTTTAATGGTGATAGGACAAGTCGCGCAGGTCATGCCAGGAACGGCCAAGGTGACCGTCTGCGTGGCGGCCCACACCGGGGCAACAGCGGCGGCGAGGGCAAGGGAGGCAAACAGTTTCTTCATGATGAACTCCTGGTTAATAGAAAAATGGAACGACATAGGGAAATCCAAGCGCGACCAGGACCAGCACGGCCACGATCCAGAAAATCAGCTTGTAGGTGGCGCGCACCTGCGGAATCGCGCAGACCTCACCTGGCTTGCATGCCTGCACGGGCCGGTAAATCCGCTTCCAGGCGAAGAACAGCGCCACTAGCGCCGCGCCGATGAACAACGGTCGATAGGGTTCCAGCACCGTCAGGTTGCCGATCCAAGCACCGGAGAAGCCCAGGGCGACCAGTACTAGCGGCCCCAGGCAGCAGGTCGATGCAAGAATGGCGGCCAGCCCGCCGGCGAAGAGCGCACCGCGCCCGTTTTGTGGTTCAGACATACGTTGGCCCTTTTGAATTTGGATTGGATAGCGTAACCTTACTTCCGTACTCATGTACGGAGTCAAGCGATATGGAAAATAATTTGGAAAACCTGACCATTGGCGTTTTTGCCAAGGCGGCCGGGGTCAACGTGGAGACAATCCGCTTCTATCAGCGCAAGGGCCTGTTGCCGGAACCGGACAAGCCTTACGGCAGCATCCGCCGCTATGGGGAGGCGGACGTGGTTCGGGTGAAATTCGTGAAATCGGCACAGCGGCTGGGGTTCAGTCTGGACGAGA from Pseudomonas tensinigenes harbors:
- the merP gene encoding mercury resistance system periplasmic binding protein MerP, whose amino-acid sequence is MKKLFASLALAAAVAPVWAATQTVTLAVPGMTCATCPITIKKALSKVDGVSKTEVDFSTKLAVVTFDDAKTNVQALSKATTDVGYPSELKK
- a CDS encoding mercuric transport protein MerT; translated protein: MSEPQNGRGALFAGGLAAILASTCCLGPLVLVALGFSGAWIGNLTVLEPYRPLFIGAALVALFFAWKRIYRPVQACKPGEVCAIPQVRATYKLIFWIVAVLVLVALGFPYVVPFFY